The following are encoded together in the Deinococcus soli (ex Cha et al. 2016) genome:
- the sat gene encoding sulfate adenylyltransferase: MTILLPTTSTLPSPLGGTLVNGVRRAGHDFDPAELAALPRLNIGERTLADLEMLATGAYSPLTGFVNEADYLSVIERLRLADGTPWSIPITLPVSAEHAGLRGRVVLSFEGQDVGWVDVQEAYTARKAWEAREVYRTEDGTHPGVAALYAQGDFNLAGPVALFEVPRGHFPRHHRTPAEVREVIEARGWRSAVAFQTRNPIHRAHEYLQKVALELVDGLLLHPLVGTTKGDDVPAATRVQAYEVLLEGYYPQARTLLSVYPAAMRYAGPREAILHALSRRNYGVTHFIVGRDHAGVGSYYGTYDAQEIFSAYTPEELGVQILKFEHTFYCNSCGQLVSPRTCPHDSSHHLVLSGTKVREKLRAGENLPAEFTRPEVAEVLRAAYADKA, encoded by the coding sequence CTGCCCACCACCTCCACCCTCCCCAGCCCCCTCGGCGGCACCCTCGTGAATGGCGTGCGCCGCGCCGGCCACGACTTCGATCCGGCGGAACTCGCCGCGCTGCCGCGCCTGAACATCGGCGAGCGCACCCTGGCCGACCTGGAGATGCTCGCCACCGGCGCGTACTCCCCCCTGACCGGCTTCGTGAATGAGGCGGACTACCTCTCGGTCATCGAGCGGCTGCGCCTCGCGGACGGCACGCCCTGGAGCATCCCGATCACGCTGCCCGTGAGCGCCGAGCACGCCGGGCTGCGCGGGCGCGTGGTCCTGAGCTTCGAGGGTCAGGACGTGGGCTGGGTGGACGTGCAGGAGGCCTATACGGCCCGTAAGGCCTGGGAGGCGCGCGAGGTGTACCGCACCGAGGACGGGACGCACCCCGGCGTGGCGGCGCTGTACGCGCAGGGTGACTTCAACCTGGCCGGGCCGGTCGCGCTGTTCGAGGTGCCCAGGGGCCACTTCCCCCGCCACCACCGCACGCCCGCCGAGGTGCGCGAGGTGATCGAGGCGCGCGGCTGGCGCTCTGCGGTGGCGTTCCAGACCCGCAACCCCATCCACCGCGCGCACGAGTACCTGCAGAAGGTGGCGCTGGAACTCGTGGACGGGCTGCTGCTGCACCCGCTGGTCGGCACGACCAAGGGCGACGACGTGCCCGCCGCCACCCGCGTGCAGGCGTACGAGGTGCTGCTGGAGGGCTACTACCCGCAGGCCCGCACGCTGCTCAGCGTGTACCCGGCGGCCATGCGCTACGCCGGGCCGCGCGAGGCGATCCTGCACGCCCTGTCGCGGCGGAACTACGGCGTGACGCACTTCATCGTGGGCCGCGATCACGCGGGCGTCGGCAGCTACTACGGCACGTACGACGCGCAGGAGATCTTCAGCGCGTACACGCCGGAGGAACTGGGCGTGCAGATCCTGAAGTTCGAGCACACCTTCTACTGCAACTCCTGCGGGCAGCTCGTCAGCCCCCGCACCTGCCCGCACGACAGCTCCCACCACCTCGTGCTGAGCGGCACGAAGGTCCGCGAGAAGCTGCGCGCCGGGGAGAACCTGCCCGCCGAGTTCACCCGGCCCGAGGTGGCCGAGGTGCTCCGCGCCGCGTACGCCGACAAGGCGTAA
- a CDS encoding ABC transporter permease, with amino-acid sequence MTALSPDLQPTRAAQGQNRWQTLVTQLAGLLVILGAWWLVTDVFKLYPPYVFPGPKAVWTEISYGLWGTGPQDGKLLSAIGGSLRRVLTGYVIAVLLGVVVGLMMGAWRPLRTTLGAYLTGIQSVPSIAFVPFAILFLGLNERAVLFVVILEGFIPVALAVSGALLNVPPALRVAGRTLGASSLGLIVRVLLPASVPSILTGLRTAWSFAWRALVGGELLIAGAASLGEQLEIGRNTANVALVLATIIIIGVIGGLFDSLLRAAEGRVRRDYGLEVPQ; translated from the coding sequence ATGACCGCCCTCTCCCCTGACCTCCAACCCACCCGCGCCGCCCAGGGCCAGAACCGCTGGCAGACCCTGGTCACCCAGCTGGCAGGCCTGCTGGTCATCCTGGGCGCGTGGTGGCTGGTCACCGACGTGTTCAAGCTGTACCCGCCGTACGTGTTCCCCGGCCCGAAAGCCGTGTGGACCGAGATCAGCTACGGCCTGTGGGGCACCGGCCCGCAGGACGGCAAGCTGCTGTCCGCCATCGGCGGAAGCCTGCGCCGCGTCCTGACCGGGTACGTGATCGCCGTGCTGCTGGGCGTCGTGGTGGGCCTGATGATGGGCGCGTGGCGACCGCTGCGCACCACGCTGGGCGCGTACCTGACCGGCATCCAGAGCGTCCCCAGCATCGCGTTCGTGCCGTTCGCGATCCTGTTCCTGGGTCTGAACGAACGCGCGGTGCTGTTCGTGGTCATCCTGGAAGGTTTCATTCCAGTGGCGTTGGCGGTGTCCGGCGCGCTGCTGAACGTGCCCCCGGCGCTGCGCGTGGCGGGCCGCACCCTGGGGGCCAGTTCGCTGGGCCTGATCGTGCGCGTGCTGCTGCCCGCCAGCGTGCCCAGCATCCTGACCGGACTGCGCACCGCCTGGAGCTTCGCGTGGCGCGCCCTGGTCGGCGGAGAGCTGCTGATCGCCGGGGCCGCCAGCCTGGGCGAGCAGCTGGAGATCGGCCGCAACACCGCGAATGTGGCGCTGGTGCTGGCGACGATCATCATCATCGGCGTGATCGGCGGGCTGTTCGACTCGCTGTTGCGCGCCGCCGAGGGCCGCGTCCGGCGCGACTACGGCCTGGAGGTGCCACAATGA
- a CDS encoding ABC transporter substrate-binding protein, with product MTRLTLPTLLTLSLLTTAAAQDAQTVRLGFFPNLTHAPALVGLERGTFQKALGKVKLDAKEFVSGTTLTEAFAAGQIDIAYVGPGPAINAAGRGMPVQFLAGASEAGAVLVVRKDSGIKSYRDLAGKLVAVPSLGNTQDISLRHILNENGLKSKTDGGNVTITPVAPVDVLAAFAAKRVEATLVPEPWGAALEAQGHKVIGTEKTVWRDGKYPTTVVIVNAKFAQANPQLVAAFLKAHTEAVAFINKSPVGAQTAVNAQLLKLTGAKLDPRVLQRAFSRTRFTTSLDLAALTEYAKLNVEAGYARSAPDLAPFIRK from the coding sequence ATGACCCGACTCACCCTACCCACCCTGCTGACGCTGAGCCTGCTGACCACCGCCGCCGCCCAGGACGCCCAGACCGTGCGCCTGGGCTTCTTCCCCAACCTCACGCACGCGCCCGCGCTGGTGGGACTGGAACGCGGCACCTTCCAGAAAGCCCTGGGCAAGGTGAAGCTGGACGCCAAGGAATTCGTGTCCGGCACCACCCTGACCGAGGCCTTCGCCGCCGGGCAGATCGACATCGCGTACGTGGGCCCGGGCCCGGCCATCAACGCCGCCGGGCGCGGCATGCCCGTGCAGTTCCTGGCGGGGGCCAGCGAAGCGGGCGCGGTGCTGGTCGTGCGCAAGGACAGCGGCATCAAGTCGTACAGGGATCTGGCCGGGAAGCTCGTCGCCGTGCCCAGCCTGGGGAACACACAGGACATCAGCCTGCGGCACATCCTGAACGAGAACGGCCTGAAGTCCAAGACGGACGGCGGGAACGTCACCATCACGCCCGTCGCACCAGTTGACGTGCTGGCCGCCTTCGCCGCCAAGCGCGTGGAGGCCACGCTGGTCCCCGAACCCTGGGGCGCGGCCCTCGAAGCCCAGGGCCACAAGGTCATCGGAACCGAGAAGACCGTCTGGCGCGACGGGAAATACCCCACGACCGTCGTGATCGTGAACGCGAAGTTCGCGCAGGCCAACCCGCAGCTCGTCGCGGCGTTCCTGAAAGCGCACACCGAGGCGGTGGCGTTCATCAACAAGAGCCCTGTGGGTGCACAGACGGCCGTGAACGCACAGCTGCTCAAACTCACGGGGGCGAAACTCGACCCGCGCGTGCTCCAGCGGGCCTTCTCCAGAACGCGTTTCACGACCAGCCTCGACCTGGCCGCACTGACCGAGTACGCCAAGTTGAACGTGGAAGCCGGGTACGCCCGCAGCGCGCCGGACCTCGCGCCGTTCATCCGCAAGTGA
- a CDS encoding ABC transporter ATP-binding protein, which produces MTTTMNRAAAAPRTAERGGAPLSLDGVTYHYQGRRAAGAGVGPLNLDVPGGEFLCVVGPSGSGKSTLLSLLAGFLKPQRGQITLGGEVVRGPHPRLTLVQQEAALFPWLTVSGNVAFGLRGVPRAERDARVQDALRQVGLDGYGPRRPHELSGGQRQRVALARALVTHPGLLLLDEPFSALDHATRTALADELLTLWRQSGVTVVFVTHQLEEALHLGQRVVALRGGQVALDAPAAQTSVDDLKRLLGE; this is translated from the coding sequence ATGACCACCACCATGAACCGCGCTGCTGCCGCCCCCCGCACCGCCGAACGTGGCGGCGCGCCCCTGAGTCTGGACGGCGTGACGTACCACTACCAGGGCCGCCGCGCGGCAGGCGCGGGTGTCGGCCCCCTGAACCTGGACGTGCCGGGCGGTGAGTTCCTGTGCGTCGTCGGGCCGTCCGGCAGCGGCAAGAGCACCCTGCTGAGCCTCCTGGCGGGCTTCCTGAAACCCCAGCGCGGCCAGATCACCCTGGGGGGCGAGGTCGTGCGCGGTCCGCACCCCCGCCTGACGCTGGTGCAGCAGGAGGCCGCGCTGTTCCCCTGGCTGACCGTCTCTGGGAACGTCGCCTTCGGCCTGCGCGGCGTGCCCCGCGCTGAACGCGACGCGCGCGTGCAGGACGCGCTGCGTCAGGTGGGCCTGGACGGGTACGGCCCGCGCCGCCCGCACGAACTCAGCGGCGGGCAGCGCCAGCGCGTCGCCCTGGCCCGCGCCCTGGTCACCCACCCGGGCCTGCTGCTGCTCGACGAGCCGTTCAGCGCCCTGGACCACGCCACCCGCACCGCCCTGGCTGACGAACTGCTGACCCTCTGGCGGCAGTCCGGCGTGACCGTCGTGTTCGTCACGCACCAGCTGGAGGAAGCCCTGCACCTCGGGCAGCGGGTCGTGGCCCTGCGCGGCGGTCAGGTGGCGCTGGACGCCCCCGCCGCGCAGACGAGCGTGGATGACCTCAAACGCCTGCTGGGCGAGTAG
- the lepA gene encoding translation elongation factor 4, producing the protein MRSARHARLRIVNVRNFSIIAHVDHGKSTLADRILERLGAMSERDKRDQTLDTLELERERGITIKSTPVRLTYKREDGEEYTFNLIDTPGHVDFNYEVSRSLAACEGVLLLVDASQGVEAQTIVNAYLAIDSNLEIVPVINKIDLPAADPEGAAQELEEVIGIPASDAVFASGKAGIGIPEILEAIVERIPAPSGDPEAPLKALIFDSFFDAYQGVILFVRVLEGTLNPKDQIRLMNAGKNFEVDKVGTFSPGLVVGQSLPAGAVGWVAAGIKDIQDAQVGDTLTGRERQTAEPFPGFKPAQPVVFSGLYPTDTEDYRKLRDALEKLKLNDAAFSFEPETSEALGFGFRCGFLGLLHAEIIQERLEREYDLDLIATAPAVVYRVTLTNGEVFETQNPAEFPTRDRITTVEEPYIKLSIMLPEDYVGPVMQLLQERRGSMITMNYVGKRVELLYEVPFAEILYDFHDRLKSISRGYASMDYEQLGYREGDLRKVDIMVNNEIIDALAVIVHETKTYGLGRKIVDKMADVIPRQMFPVPVQAVIGGKIIARATVKAFRKDVLAKCYGGDISRKKKLLEKQKKGRARMKQFGTVEVPQEAFLAVLSTEE; encoded by the coding sequence ATGCGTTCGGCGCGCCACGCTAGACTGCGGATTGTGAACGTCAGGAACTTCTCGATCATCGCCCATGTGGACCACGGGAAATCCACCCTCGCGGACCGCATTCTGGAGCGGCTGGGGGCCATGTCCGAACGGGACAAGCGCGACCAGACCCTCGACACGCTGGAACTCGAACGCGAGCGCGGCATCACCATCAAGAGCACCCCGGTGCGCCTCACGTACAAGCGTGAGGACGGCGAGGAGTACACCTTCAACCTGATCGACACGCCCGGCCACGTGGACTTCAACTACGAGGTCTCGCGGTCCCTGGCGGCGTGCGAGGGCGTGCTGCTGCTCGTGGACGCCTCGCAGGGCGTCGAGGCGCAGACCATCGTGAACGCGTACCTCGCCATCGACAGCAACCTGGAGATCGTGCCGGTCATCAACAAGATCGACCTGCCCGCCGCCGACCCGGAAGGCGCCGCGCAGGAACTGGAGGAAGTCATCGGGATTCCCGCGTCGGACGCCGTGTTCGCGTCCGGCAAGGCCGGAATCGGCATTCCCGAGATCCTGGAAGCCATCGTGGAGCGCATCCCCGCGCCCAGCGGTGACCCCGAGGCGCCCCTGAAGGCGCTGATCTTCGACTCGTTCTTCGACGCTTACCAGGGCGTGATCCTGTTCGTGCGGGTGCTGGAAGGCACGCTGAACCCGAAGGATCAGATCCGCCTGATGAACGCCGGGAAGAACTTCGAGGTGGACAAGGTCGGCACGTTCAGCCCCGGGCTGGTCGTGGGGCAGTCCCTCCCGGCGGGCGCGGTCGGCTGGGTCGCGGCGGGGATCAAGGACATCCAGGACGCGCAGGTGGGCGACACCCTGACCGGGCGCGAGCGGCAGACGGCCGAGCCGTTCCCCGGCTTCAAGCCCGCTCAGCCCGTGGTGTTCTCGGGCCTGTACCCGACCGACACCGAGGACTACCGCAAGCTGCGCGACGCGCTGGAGAAACTGAAGCTGAACGACGCGGCGTTCTCCTTCGAGCCGGAAACCAGTGAGGCGCTGGGCTTCGGGTTCCGCTGCGGCTTCCTGGGCCTGCTGCACGCCGAGATCATCCAAGAGCGCCTGGAACGCGAGTACGACCTGGACCTGATCGCCACGGCGCCTGCCGTGGTGTACCGCGTGACCCTCACGAACGGCGAGGTGTTCGAGACGCAGAACCCGGCCGAGTTCCCCACCCGGGACCGCATCACGACCGTGGAGGAACCGTACATCAAGCTGAGCATCATGCTCCCCGAGGATTACGTGGGGCCGGTCATGCAGTTGCTGCAGGAGCGGCGCGGCTCGATGATCACCATGAACTACGTCGGCAAGCGCGTGGAGCTGCTGTACGAGGTGCCGTTCGCGGAGATCCTGTACGACTTCCACGACCGCCTCAAGAGCATCAGTCGCGGGTACGCCAGCATGGACTACGAGCAGCTCGGGTACCGCGAGGGCGACCTGCGCAAGGTCGACATCATGGTGAACAACGAGATCATCGACGCGCTGGCCGTGATCGTGCACGAGACCAAGACGTACGGGCTGGGCCGCAAGATCGTGGACAAGATGGCCGACGTGATTCCCCGGCAGATGTTCCCCGTGCCGGTGCAGGCCGTGATCGGCGGGAAGATCATCGCGCGCGCCACCGTGAAGGCGTTCCGCAAGGACGTGCTCGCCAAGTGCTACGGCGGGGACATTTCCCGCAAGAAGAAGCTGCTGGAAAAGCAGAAGAAGGGCCGCGCCCGCATGAAGCAGTTCGGGACGGTCGAGGTGCCGCAGGAGGCCTTCCTGGCGGTCCTCAGCACCGAGGAATGA
- a CDS encoding pyridoxal phosphate-dependent aminotransferase: MSGPFQLSERALSLKPSSTVAVTSRALELRRQGVDVISMSVGEPDFDTPDHVKAAAIAAIESGKTKYTAVNGIPELREAISAKFARENGLSYAPDAVTVTSGGKQALFNAFFALLNPGDEVLIPAPYWVSYPEMVALTGAVPVAVPTTPESGFLLNPEELEARVTPRTRMIVLNSPGNPTGAVFPPEVLRAVAAMAQKHNLVIVTDEMYEHLVYDAEQVSIGTFAPEHTLTINGASKAYAMTGWRIGYAGGPKGVIAAMNALQSQSTSNASSVSQYATLAALSDHAHTAAFVEMARVAYRERRDRIVAGLNALGLRTPTPQGAFYVMADTTPLHADELEAARRILDDARVAVVPGTDFAAPGQVRLSYATSMANIEEVLRRIGGLLNG, from the coding sequence ATGAGTGGCCCCTTTCAGCTGTCCGAGCGTGCCCTGAGCCTGAAGCCTTCCTCGACGGTGGCGGTGACGAGCCGCGCGCTGGAGTTGCGGCGGCAGGGCGTGGACGTGATCAGCATGAGCGTCGGCGAGCCGGATTTCGACACGCCGGACCACGTCAAGGCCGCGGCCATCGCGGCCATTGAATCAGGGAAGACGAAGTACACGGCCGTGAACGGCATCCCGGAGTTGCGCGAGGCGATCAGCGCGAAGTTCGCCCGGGAGAACGGCCTGAGCTACGCGCCGGACGCGGTGACGGTCACGAGCGGGGGGAAGCAGGCCCTGTTCAACGCGTTCTTCGCGCTGCTGAACCCCGGGGATGAGGTGCTGATCCCGGCGCCGTACTGGGTGAGCTACCCGGAGATGGTGGCGCTGACGGGCGCGGTGCCGGTGGCAGTGCCGACCACGCCGGAGTCGGGCTTCCTGCTCAATCCGGAGGAACTGGAGGCCCGCGTGACGCCCCGGACGCGGATGATCGTGCTGAACAGCCCGGGGAACCCGACCGGGGCGGTGTTCCCGCCGGAGGTGTTGCGCGCGGTGGCGGCGATGGCGCAGAAACACAACCTGGTGATCGTGACGGACGAGATGTACGAGCATCTGGTGTATGACGCCGAGCAGGTCAGTATCGGCACATTTGCACCGGAGCACACGCTGACGATCAACGGGGCCAGCAAGGCGTACGCGATGACGGGGTGGCGCATCGGGTACGCAGGCGGCCCGAAGGGCGTGATCGCCGCAATGAACGCCCTGCAATCGCAGAGCACGAGCAACGCGAGCAGCGTGTCTCAGTACGCGACGCTGGCGGCCCTGTCGGACCACGCGCACACGGCGGCGTTCGTGGAGATGGCCCGCGTGGCGTACCGTGAGCGGCGGGACCGGATCGTGGCGGGCCTGAACGCGCTGGGGCTGCGCACACCCACGCCGCAGGGGGCGTTCTACGTGATGGCCGACACGACGCCCCTGCACGCCGACGAGCTGGAGGCCGCGCGGCGCATCCTGGATGACGCGCGGGTGGCGGTCGTGCCAGGCACGGATTTTGCGGCGCCGGGGCAGGTGCGCCTGAGCTATGCCACGAGCATGGCGAATATTGAGGAGGTGCTGCGCCGCATTGGCGGGCTGTTGAACGGCTGA
- a CDS encoding response regulator: MRLVIADDHPLFRMGLKYALIHQGFDVVAEASDGLAALEACRALQPDAALLDVKMPGMTGIEVCERLRQSNPRLVSVLITTFAEPAIVQAARAAGARGYVSKETDPESLARQLRDIVANPDIDRLPHVDVPRLTPRESEVLPLLAQGYSNKEIAKNLGVSPDTVKDHLARLYAKLDAGDRTEAVSRARSIGLLH, from the coding sequence ATGAGATTAGTCATCGCCGACGACCACCCCCTCTTCCGCATGGGTCTGAAGTACGCCCTGATTCACCAGGGGTTCGACGTGGTCGCCGAGGCCAGCGACGGCCTGGCCGCGCTGGAAGCCTGCCGGGCCCTGCAGCCCGACGCGGCGCTGCTGGACGTGAAGATGCCCGGCATGACCGGCATCGAGGTCTGCGAGCGGCTGCGTCAGAGCAACCCCCGGCTGGTCAGCGTGCTGATCACCACCTTCGCGGAGCCCGCCATCGTGCAGGCGGCGCGCGCGGCCGGGGCGCGCGGGTACGTCAGCAAGGAGACGGACCCGGAGAGCCTCGCGCGGCAGCTGCGGGACATCGTGGCGAACCCCGACATTGACCGCCTGCCGCACGTGGACGTGCCGCGCCTGACGCCGCGCGAGTCCGAGGTGCTGCCCCTGCTGGCCCAGGGCTACAGCAACAAGGAGATCGCGAAGAACCTCGGCGTGAGCCCCGACACAGTCAAGGACCACCTGGCGCGCCTGTACGCGAAACTGGACGCCGGGGACCGCACCGAGGCGGTCAGCCGCGCCCGCAGCATCGGCCTGCTGCACTGA
- a CDS encoding M28 family peptidase has translation MYPRTRALPTRPAIPAWKIILPVLGAAALGWWAYSWATRPVNPPLDPAARQGSVVGDWATLKTFGPRTPGTPGHGRTLDWAQAKLTALGYHVTRDTFPLDVWTDGGASVTGPGGLNVTGRALYGSQGFDQKGRLVEVPGDASDAQLETLDLQMQLAVTHCPARPWGRFAAALIDQGAFGVAIIDDCPATPALSRAPATPLPMLVLDREAGSALEAHLGQTVTFTTRTGQQTVQAANLVARRVEGQPQVIYGAHLDSVPGSDGANDNASGVLAVLDLARRAAGTPEAERAWFALFDAEELGLIGSRQFVRAYAYPMEQTRAMINLDMVGVSAQPLGVAATEDLLPLIRAARPGLREFEDEAQSTRETFGRSLGTTGLSDHATFKEVRIPAAFLHRGLDGHYHTPQDTTLSTTLVQDAASAAWSIGQAALAAPFTPRAECGLTGRDCH, from the coding sequence ATGTACCCCCGCACCCGCGCCCTGCCCACCCGACCCGCCATTCCCGCGTGGAAGATCATCCTGCCCGTCCTCGGCGCCGCCGCACTGGGCTGGTGGGCGTACAGCTGGGCCACCCGGCCCGTGAACCCACCGCTGGACCCCGCCGCGCGCCAGGGCAGCGTCGTGGGCGACTGGGCGACCCTGAAGACCTTCGGGCCGCGCACGCCCGGCACGCCCGGACACGGCCGCACTCTGGACTGGGCGCAGGCGAAGCTGACCGCGCTGGGCTACCACGTCACCCGCGACACCTTCCCGCTGGACGTCTGGACGGACGGCGGCGCGAGCGTCACCGGACCCGGCGGGCTGAACGTCACGGGGCGCGCCCTGTACGGCTCGCAGGGCTTCGACCAGAAGGGTCGCCTCGTGGAGGTGCCCGGCGACGCCAGCGACGCGCAACTCGAAACCCTGGACCTGCAGATGCAATTGGCCGTCACGCACTGCCCCGCGCGCCCCTGGGGGCGGTTCGCCGCGGCTCTGATCGACCAAGGCGCGTTCGGCGTGGCGATCATCGACGACTGCCCGGCCACGCCCGCCCTGTCCCGCGCGCCCGCCACGCCCCTGCCCATGCTCGTGCTGGACCGGGAAGCCGGGTCGGCGCTGGAAGCGCACCTGGGGCAGACTGTCACCTTCACCACCCGCACCGGGCAGCAGACCGTGCAGGCCGCGAACCTCGTCGCCCGGCGGGTCGAGGGGCAGCCGCAGGTCATCTACGGCGCGCACCTGGACAGCGTGCCCGGTTCAGACGGCGCGAACGACAACGCCAGCGGCGTGCTGGCCGTCCTGGACCTCGCGCGGCGCGCGGCAGGCACCCCGGAGGCCGAGCGGGCGTGGTTCGCGCTGTTCGACGCCGAGGAACTCGGCCTGATCGGCAGCCGCCAGTTCGTCCGGGCGTACGCGTACCCCATGGAACAGACCCGCGCCATGATCAACCTCGACATGGTCGGCGTCAGCGCCCAGCCGCTGGGCGTCGCCGCCACCGAGGACCTGCTGCCCCTGATCCGCGCCGCCCGCCCCGGCCTGCGTGAATTCGAGGACGAGGCGCAGTCCACCCGCGAGACCTTCGGCCGCAGCCTGGGCACCACCGGCCTGAGCGACCACGCCACGTTCAAGGAGGTCCGCATTCCCGCCGCGTTCCTGCACCGCGGCCTGGACGGGCACTACCACACCCCGCAGGACACCACCCTGAGCACGACCCTCGTGCAGGACGCCGCCAGCGCCGCCTGGAGCATCGGTCAGGCCGCACTGGCCGCCCCCTTCACACCCCGCGCCGAGTGCGGCCTGACCGGCCGCGACTGCCACTGA
- a CDS encoding sensor histidine kinase → MSAGSSLSSPARPRGLRVRTTLRAQFTLVIFLLAFLPNLVMTLMAQPALPSGAIIAWMVLVGATCALVGFVLSGALLTSVSRLRAEVMRGQFGEPHHDDPLEILSLRQAFTDLLGRLSTEQARRNAFMATLVHDLKTPLIATGHLTKIITTMPVPDAERRMMGEQIQAETARLLALVQQMADAHRFEQEQVQVRLAPADLRALLEEVAARVATQAQEQGVQIRVSGHGVAAADAPVLERAVTNLTVNALRYARTHVTLEVTPSGLTVTDDGPGLPAPLDELAQPFNAQPTTIAGQQYTSGTAGLGLFIVRRIAQAHGGDLHYDRVPATLPEHPPAPPPDDQPAPDPAALTRFTLSLPEVQS, encoded by the coding sequence ATGAGCGCCGGGTCCAGCCTGTCCAGCCCTGCCCGCCCACGCGGGTTGCGGGTGCGCACGACCCTGCGGGCGCAGTTCACGCTGGTGATCTTCCTGCTGGCGTTCCTGCCGAATCTCGTGATGACCCTCATGGCGCAGCCCGCGCTGCCCAGCGGCGCGATCATCGCCTGGATGGTGCTCGTGGGCGCCACGTGCGCCCTGGTGGGCTTCGTGCTCAGCGGCGCGCTGCTCACGTCGGTCAGCCGACTGCGCGCCGAGGTCATGCGTGGACAGTTCGGCGAGCCGCACCACGACGACCCGCTGGAGATCCTGTCGCTGCGTCAGGCCTTCACGGACCTGCTGGGCCGCCTGAGTACCGAGCAGGCGCGCCGCAACGCGTTCATGGCGACCCTGGTGCACGACCTGAAGACCCCGCTGATCGCCACGGGGCACCTCACGAAGATCATCACGACCATGCCCGTCCCGGACGCCGAACGCCGCATGATGGGCGAGCAGATCCAGGCCGAGACGGCGCGGCTGCTGGCGCTTGTGCAGCAGATGGCCGACGCGCACCGCTTCGAGCAGGAGCAGGTGCAGGTGCGCCTCGCCCCGGCGGACCTGCGCGCCCTGCTCGAAGAGGTCGCCGCGCGGGTCGCCACGCAGGCGCAGGAGCAGGGTGTGCAGATCCGCGTGTCCGGGCATGGCGTGGCCGCCGCCGACGCGCCCGTCCTGGAACGGGCCGTCACGAACCTCACCGTGAACGCACTGCGGTACGCCCGGACGCACGTCACGCTGGAGGTCACCCCGTCGGGCCTCACCGTGACCGACGACGGCCCCGGCCTGCCCGCCCCGCTGGACGAACTCGCGCAGCCGTTCAACGCGCAGCCCACCACCATCGCCGGGCAGCAGTACACGTCCGGCACGGCGGGCCTGGGCCTGTTCATCGTGCGCCGCATCGCGCAGGCGCATGGCGGCGACCTGCACTACGACCGCGTGCCCGCCACGCTCCCCGAACACCCACCGGCGCCTCCACCTGACGATCAGCCCGCGCCCGACCCCGCTGCCCTGACCCGCTTCACCCTGTCTCTCCCGGAGGTTCAATCATGA